One Periophthalmus magnuspinnatus isolate fPerMag1 chromosome 8, fPerMag1.2.pri, whole genome shotgun sequence genomic window carries:
- the smg1 gene encoding serine/threonine-protein kinase SMG1 has protein sequence MSRKAPGSRLSGAHRLQPHWNDWQPRSVRCSGVDSSSSAPEGVKSRELGPVAVHGEVPTSGLDPAVSSDACAAPDKREDGGYGAGYAGDTTADWKSLGQELRPNDVTPDSTPFQHGSRALATKDMRKSQDRAMAHSDEARLSNLLRRVSREDDRDRRLATLKQLKDFISHSESKTTLGKQLDNILSTLNDILNESSKLLWELRQDAASCLGLLCTVLSYEAERIFKWLFVKFSSSTRDEVRLLYLVAVQRALEAAGERKAFSHVMQMVMNNLQSILENVDTPELLCQSVRCILQVARCYPHVFSTNFRDTVDILVGWHIDHTQRQSLTQQVSSWLQSLEQFWVADLTFSTTLLGQFLEDMEAYAEDLSHVGSMEVVDEDIPPPSVSLPKLAALLRVFSSVVRSIGERFTPARGPPITEAYVTDVLTRVLACVRTAKQVQFCESVLTAGNECVGVLLASVEPCGSLMDAVLAYGLDQLSCCRTCGSDFNLTVLSLLTLIVEQVNTKLPASYVEKLLAPDSLLLELRFHRENEVMSAVHGVYQALLSLKNIPTLEAAYKLVLGEMACALCSLQSSLEPAYNTLNPDSPAQNLHHPAFSSLSLPPEKAQFTVIFNLSTLTTIGNTKNSLIGMWALSPTVFALLSHDLLLVHSELAVFYPAVQYAVLYTLYSHCTRHDHFISSSLSSSSPSLFDGAVISTVTTATKKHFSTVLNLLGALLVKEHLYAESRRLLLTWAQEVCVLMRKCDTYSPLFSLPSFTRFCRGLLANALNEDQSLCLQTCTALQVLSTALSPELMQRCVDVCRVQLVHSAVRVRQAYSKLLKSLPLDVALGNQSQSRLKELSLAIRQHQSQGSSSTFHPHDFSDLISFILYGVLHRGGKEPWLERLYQSCQRLEKRDSRGAMEGSGPGLVPRALLKTEVVLWQWAVWEAAQFTVLSKLRTPLGRAQDTFQTIEGMIRSLAAHSINPEQDAGAWFGAGTDGDCHHSNQLRLALLLQYLENLDKLMYNAYEGCANALSPPPKAIRTFFYTNRQTCQDWLTRIRLALMRVGLLSGQPAVTIRHGFDLLSEVKSSTPQGPELEVVLMLLVDALCELRCPDAIHGLVSWSLSNTGRSLGWLTSVALQAEGRFEKAALEYQDQLSAATGVDCSVKSSASPLLRVSSSSSSSPKHGINGDGKKTMLLKTSEGSPEVLSFLANKACQCYVALSDWDSVKEWQNNINSLKHSSANPPSISLKADFNYLQALSHFEAGELEECKAQLELLPGEDCSALSTGKDKLDLKKLLPSMSPDPSELHRAIEVQVLRSAVSAMGKAEAPVEPLPTASPDTLVRCLKQTGRICLGPLRLSTLTLSDALPTPPLLQLHCTSILESMITSQEECVIPLYSEAVSSCKQQDVRPFLQVLRYTMFQKRLLHKLKGSSSSVDGHLMQLYLTTVKFARKKGNIHLAWRLLNKCADRVSREGPEEELHTALTRLSLDATLQETWGPELEIEKAKVLRTAGQSSTAMEMLSKMAVTYCSGRKNESASCRSVLTLCKWLLADWKDMTPQLKQVVKKSGMLNSNSVSNLSQNIASLLAVPLEDQGTLHITAETSVKVGVGEADYVLGQLYQLSTSLAPEMVKSWAALASWSYRWGRKVVDNASQGEGLPLLPAEKKEIEELLPEGTSEEDKSAIFSVLGQAMCRPTGIQDEDIALQQEDEEDDLVDVIWRQLTTACPWLLDMGQPIADGLIRVWRHVVDRIFGLYRVSCQAYFTFLKLNAGQVPLDENDPKLLLSCNISKQSNDDLIVMATLRLLRLLVKHAGELRDGLEVGLASTPTAPWRAIIPQLFSRLNHPEAYIRQSICSLLCRVAQDSPHLILYPAIVGSLSLGGEAQSAGVKLPSALPTFLGSMQSDGLGEEEEQVDSSRAEPSEEQNCSPDQAMMHDCYSKIVEKLSQANPVMVLQVQQLVGELRRVTLLWDELWLGVLQQQNMHVMRRIQQLEDEVKRVQSNNTLRRDEKTAIMREKHSALMRPVVFALEHVCSITSAPVETPHEQWFQQTYGEAINSALERLRTPHNPASPASSWIPFKQIMLNLQQRTHKRASYLLRLDEISPRLASMNTTEMALPGEVSASDTVTIQNVGNTITILPTKTKPKKLFFLGSDGRNYPYLFKGLEDLHLDERIMQFLSIVNTMFTKINQQEQPRFHARHYSVTPLGTRSGLIQWVDGATPLFGLYKRWQQREAVLQSQKDSGQPTPQAMPSVPRPSELYYSHIGPALKAVGLSVEVSRRDWPLSVMKDVLKDLMEATPSNLLAKELWCSCTTPSEWWRVTQSYARSTAVMSMVGYIIGLGDRHLDNVLIDMTSGEVVHIDYNVCFEKGKSLRVPEKVPFRMTHNIETALGVTGVEGIFRLSCEQVVQMMRRGRETLLTLLEAFVYDPLVDWTAGGEVGFAGAVYGGGGQQTETRQTKREMERDITRSLFSSRVAEIKVNWFKNRDEMLAVLPQMEEALDEYLMLQELLFKGEKQQVTLQEELAFLEGAEGQPEHLILTLEQRYSEHNQLQSRQRTVQEAIQSKLSDLEQCISQYQAAFSSLEATQLASLLQDISSPIDLGPPSYVPATAFLQNAGQAHVISQCESLEAELSSLLQQRRGLLRSCLEQLHSYATVALLYPRISLRRHRAYQWKSWLEELMREMTAERCQHIYRQYEVLFASQTPSPSCQFLSKMELTLQHQVAEANERILHQAERLKAEGSSAAACEEQLQEIQHCIAVFLQENGDKGALSLSGIVTSALCTLCRRNLVMEGAAASAGEQLLELTSRDGAWFLEELCSMMGNVCALSTLLQCCPPLPHDMDLPAPSATSQTMYLANAVYTCLQELNTNFRQIIFPEALRCMIKGESTLENMLVELDTLVEQASDGLDLQELIENLQASAGLEPDGHYLHVTRLLRAQYSELIQPRSDGSVQDLQDHTKTSAGQTSAGQTSAGQTSAGQTSAGQTSAGQTSAGQTSAGQTSAGQTSAGQTSAGQTSAGQTSAGQTSAGQMSAGQMLLVAFDGMFTQLETAFGQLTEKLSCVEVPVAWRKVDVLKEARAAQMHFFDSTSQRQLMDELFFLKRLQTIRDFFRLCSSFSQVLAGTYPSEDLFPTNGPSALGGQPLHLPPTSASVAVVSEDQMVRPIRAFTADFVREMLMGLPSQAMGLALCSMISALGLDIVSHVEAKDFGAESKVSLEEVCKTAVEQCLASGRVSQLLLNRATVLASSFDTAWKKMDLLRRLDTGLEIAKASLQRSQLHTAVFQWQHEDVLGSSSQPLSVSIPPRSVILNNMKKKLYKLSQEESAIVSVQEKLVSLEASIEQRLKWAGGANPALAPVLQDFELTIRERRAMVARENQRTSQVTFLCSTILNLESLRTRTPEALNMDATLFELLKRCQQTCSYAAQFNSSVSSLELQLLQRLSPVLDLPIGSPDWLSCARRRLEEELGVEQRKQEEQERKLETCGETLQLLVDSIKSILSTHNRQLGDVKHLLRAMAKDEEAALTEGEEVVYEGCVRHFLMEYKAWHDNMQLALFTVLQASGQPRSQEQLELLEEVPGTLKELLPQTQSVYNGLVGFASPLVTDKDTTCYSPVSSAQTTFATAVRCSLVKTQPDSMSQNARKTLPRNIATPTDTPPSALVVNKGLNPSPKRALRDPKTGRAVQERNSYAVSVWKRVKAKLEGRDIDPNRRISVTEQVDMVIKEATSLENLAQLYEGWTAWV, from the exons CAGTAAACTCCTGTGGGAGCTGAGGCAGGACGCGGCCTCTTGTCTGGGTCTGCTCTGCACCGTCCTGAGCTATGAGGCCGAGCGCATCTTTAAGTGGCTCTTTGTCAAGTTTTCATCCAGCACCCGGGATGAGGTGCGCCTGCTTTACCTGGTGGCAGTTCAGAGGGCCCTGGAGGCTGCCGGAGAGAGGAAGGCCTTCTCTCATGTCATGCAG ATGGTGATGAACAACCTGCAGTCCATCCTGGAGAATGTGGATACGCCGGAGCTGCTGTGTCAGAGTGTCAGGTGTATCCTACAGGTGGCACGCTGCTACCCACACGTCTTCAGCACCAACTTCAGG GACACGGTGGACATCTTGGTGGGCTGGCACATTGACCACACCCAGAGGCAGTCTCTGACACAGCAGGTGTCGA GCTGGCTGCAGAGCCTGGAGCAGTTCTGGGTGGCAGACCTCACCTTCTCCACCACTCTGCTGGGACAGTTCCTGGAGGATATGGAGGCATACGCAGAG GACCTGAGCCATGTGGGCTCCATGGAGGTGGTGGATGAGGAcattcctcctccctctgtgtctctgcccaAACTGGCTGCTCTTTTGCGGGTCTTCAGCTCAGTGGTGCGCAGCATTGGAGAGAGGTTTACTCCAGCCAGAGGGCCTCCCATAACAGAGGCCTATGTCACTGAT GTTTTGACTCGAGTACTGGCGTGTGTGCGCACAGCCAAACAGGTGCAGTTCTGTGAATCAGTGCTGACTGCGGGTAATGAGTGTGTGGGGGTCCTCCTGGCCAGTGTGGAGCCCTGTGGATCCCTAATGGACGCTGTCCTGGCCTATGGACTGGACCAGCTTAGCTGCTGCAGGACCTGTGGCTCTGACTTCAACCTGACTGTGCTCAGCCTGCTCACTCTG ATTGTGGAGCAAGTCAACACCAAGCTGCCAGCGTCATATGTGGAGAAATTACTGGCCCCAGACTCTTTGCTGCTTGAGCTCCGCTTTCACAGAGAGAACGAG GTGATGTCTGCAGTGCATGGGGTCTACCAGGCCCTGCTGAGCCTGAAGAACATTCCTACTCTGGAGGCAGCCTATAAGCTGGTGCTGGGGGAGATGGCGTGTGCTCTGTGCAGTCTCCAGAGCAGCCTGGAGCCCGCTTACAACACACTGAACCCCGACAGTCCAGCACAGAACCTCCACCACCCAGCCTTCTCCTCCCTCAGCCTACCCCCAGAGAAGGCCCAGTTTACGGTCATCTTCAACCTCAGCACCCTCACCACCATTGGCAACACCAAAAACTCTCTGATCGGG ATGTGGGCGCTGTCCCCAACAGTCTTTGCTCTGCTCAGTCATGACCTGCTGTTGGTGCACTCAGAGCTCGCTGTGTTCTACCCTGCGGTTCAGTATGCTGTGCTCTACACGCTGTACTCCCACTGCACCCG ACACGACCACTTCATCTCATCCAGCCTATCGTCCTCGTCGCCCTCTCTGTTTGATGGAGCGGTCATCAGCACAGTCACTACAGCAACCAAGAAACACTTCAGCACTGTGCTCAACCTGCTGGGGGCGCTGCTGGTCAAGGAGCACCTCTATGCCGAGTCCAG gaGGCTATTGCTGACCTGGGCTCAGGAGGTCTGTGTTCTCATGAGGAAGTGTGACACATACAGCCCTCTTTTCTCCCTGCCCTCCTTCACGCGTTTCTGCAGAGGGCTTCTGGCCAACG CTCTGAATGAAGACCAGAGCCTGTGTCTACAGACCTGTACCGCCCTCCAGGTGCTCTCAACAGCCTTGTCCCCTGAGCTCATGCAGAG gtgtGTGGACGTGTGCAGAGTCCAGCTGGTCCACTCAGCCGTGCGGGTCAGACAGGCCTACAGCAAACTTCTCAAGAGCCTGCCCCTCGACGTGGCTCTCGG TAACCAGAGCCAGTCCAGGCTGAAGGAGCTCTCTCTGGCCATCCGTCAGCACCAGAGTCAGGGCTCAAGCAGCACCTTCCACCCCCATGACTTCAGCGACCTGATCAGCTTCATTCTGTATGGAGTGCTGCACCGTGGAGG CAAAGAGCCGTGGCTGGAGCGCCTGTACCAGAGCTGTCAGAGGCTGGAGAAGCGTGACAGTCGGGGGGCTATGGAGGGCTCAGGGCCAGGCTTGGTCCCTCGGGCTCTGCTCAAGACTGAGGTGGTGCTGTGGCAATGGGCCGTGTGGGAGGCCGCTCAGTTCACTGTCCTGTCCAAATTGCGCACCCCTCTGGGCCGCGCTCAGGACACCTTCCAAACCATAGAAG GAATGATCCGCAGCCTGGCAGCCCACAGCATCAACCCAGAGCAGGATGCAGGGGCATGGTTTGGGGCAGGCACTGATGGAGACTGTCATCACTCCAACCAGTTGCGCTTGGCCCTCCTTCTGCAGTACCTGGAGAACCTGGACAAGCTCATGTACAATGCCTACGAGGGCTGTGCCAACGCACTCTCACCCCCTCCCAAG GCAATCAGGACTTTTTTCTACACAAATCGACAGACGTGCCAGGACTGGCTAACCCGAATCCGCCTGGCCCTCATGCGGGTGGGGCTTCTGTCCGGGCAACCTGCGGTCACTATCCGGCATGGCTTTGACCTTCTGTCTGAGGTGAAGAGCAGCACCCCTCAG GGGCCCGAGTTGGAGGTGGTCCTCATGCTGCTGGTAGATGCTCTGTGTGAGCTGCGCTGCCCAGACGCCATCCATGGCCTGGTCTCCTGGAGCTTGTCCAACACTGGCCGCAGCCTGGGCTGGCTCACCTCTGTGGCTCTGCAGGCTGAGGGACG GTTTGAGAAGGCTGCTTTGGAGTACCAGGACCAGCTGTCAGCAGCCACTGGAGTAGACTGTTCTGTCAAAAGTTCAGCTTCTCCTCTGCTAAGGgtgtccagcagcagcagcagtagcccCAAACATGGCATTAACG GGGACGGTAAGAAGACAATGCTGCTGAAGACCAGTGAAGGCTCCCCTGAGGTGCTGAGTTTCCTGGCAAACAAAGCATGTCAGTGCTACGTGGCTCTGAGCGACTGGGACTCTGTGAAGGAGTGGCAGAACAACATCAACTCTCTAAAGCACAGCTCCGCTAACCCCCCAAGTATCAGCCTCAAGGCAGACTTCAACTACCTCCAGGCCCTCAGCCACTTTGAGGCCGGAGAGCTCGAGGAGTGCAAGGCTCAGCTGGAGCTACTGCCTGGGGAGGACTGCAGTGCACTATCCACTGGGAAGGACAAGCTTG ACCTGAAGAAGTTGCTGCCCTCCATGAGCCCAGACCCCTCCGAACTGCACAGGGCCATCGAGGTGCAAGTTCTGCGCAGTGCTGTCAGTGCCATGGGCAAAGCGGAGGCACCAGTGGAGCCACTGCCCACAGCCAGCCCAGA TACTCTGGTGCGCTGCCTGAAGCAGACAGGCCGGATCTGCCTAGGCCCTCTGCGTCTCTCCACTCTGACCCTGTCTGATGCCCTCCCCACCCCACCCCTGCTGCAGCTGCACTGCACCAGCATTCTGGAGAGCATGATCACCTCTCAGGAG GAATGTGTCATCCCTCTGTACAGCGAGGCTGTGAGCTCATGTAAGCAGCAGGACGTGCGGCCATTCCTCCAAGTGCTCAGATATACTATGTTCCAGAAGCGGCTTCTGCACAAGCTCAAGG GCTCTTCATCTTCTGTAGACGGACACCTGATGCAGCTGTATCTGACTACAGTCAAATTTGCCCGTAAAAAGGGCAACATTCACCTGGCGTGGCGTCTGCTGAATAAGTGTGCTGACCGAGTTTCAAGGGAAggcccagaggaggagctgcACACCGCCCTCACACGCCTGTCTCTGGATGCCACCCTCCAGGAGACATGGGGCCCTGAGCTGGAGATTGAGAAGGCCAAGGTCCTGAGAACTGCAG GTCAGTCCAGCACAGCCATGGAAATGCTGAGCAAGATGGCAGTCACTTATTGCAGTGGGAGGAAGAATGAGAGCGCCTCCTGTAGGTCTGTGCTCACACTGTGCAAGTGGCTGCTGGCTGACTGGAAGGACATGACACCTCAGCTCAAACAG GTGGTAAAGAAGTCTGGGATGCTGAACTCCAACAGTGTAAGCAACTTGAGCCAGAACATAGCTTCCCTGCTGGCAGTGCCTCTGGAAGACCAGGGCACTCTGCACATCACCGCCGAGACGTCAG TCAAAGTGGGCGTAGGAGAGGCCGACTATGTGTTAGGCCAGCTCTACCAGTTATCCACCAGCCTGGCCCCAGAGATGGTTAAGTCCTGGGCAGCACTGGCCAGCTGGAGTTACCGCTGGGGCCGGAAGGTGGTGGATAATGCCAG CCAAGGGGAAGGACTGCCTCTGCTGCCTGCAGAGAAGAAGGAGATTGAGGAGCTGCTGCCTGAAGGCACCAGTGAAGAAGATAAGAGTGCCATCTTCAGTGTCTTGGGACAGGCCATGTGTCGGCCCACAGGCATACAG GATGAGGACATAGCCCTGCagcaggaggatgaggaggacgaCCTGGTGGATGTAATCTGGAGGCAGCTGACTACGGCCTGCCCCTGGCTGCTGGACATGGGCCAGCCCATTGCAGATGGTCTCATCAGGGTGTGGAGGCATGTGGTCGACCGCATCTTTGGCCTGTACCGTGTCTCCTGTCAGGCctatttcacattcctcaaacTCAATGCAGGACAG GTGCCTCTGGATGAGAACGACCCCAAACTGCTCCTGTCTTGTAACATCAGTAAGCAGAGCAACGATGACTTGATAGTGATGGCCACTCTGCGGCTCTTGCGCTTGTTGGTGAAACATGCTGGAGAGCTCCGGGACGGTCTGGAGGTCGGACTCGCCTCCACCCCAACAGCCCCCTGGAGAG CCATCATCCCACAGCTGTTCTCCCGCTTGAACCACCCAGAGGCCTACATCAGACAGAGCATCTGCAGCCTGCTGTGTCGAGTGGCCCAGGACTCCCCGCACCTCATCCTGTACCCCGCCATCGTGGGCTCTCTGTCCTTGGGAGGGGAAGCTCAGAGCGCAG GGGTCAAACTGCCGTCGGCCCTGCCCACATTCCTGGGCAGCATGCAGAGTGATGGtctgggggaggaggaggaacaggtggacagcagcagagcagagcccTCTGAGGAGCAGAACTGCAGCCCAGACCAGGCCATGATGCATGACTGTTATAGCAAGATCGTGGAGAAGCTGTCCCAGGCTAACCCCGTCATGGTGCTGCAG GTGCAGCAGCTGGTGGGCGAGCTGCGCCGGGTCACCCTGCTCTGGGATGAGCTGTGGCTAGGCGTACTGCAGCAACAGAACATGCATGTGATGAGGAGGATCCAACAGCTGGAAGACGAGGTCAAGAGGGTGCAGAGCAACAACACCCTGCGCAG GGATGAGAAGACTGCCATCATGCGGGAGAAACACTCTGCCCTGATGCGCCCGGTGGTTTTTGCCCTGGAGCATGTGTGCAGCATTACCTCAGCTCCTGTAGAGACCCCCCATGAGCAGTGGTTTCAGCAGACCTACGGAGAGGCTATCAACTCGGCCTTGGAACGCCTTCGCACTCCCCATAACCCTGCCAGCCCCGCCAGCAGCTGGATACCTTTCAAACAG ATTATGCTGAACCTGCAGCAGCGCACTCACAAGAGGGCTAGTTACCTGCTCCGCCTGGATGAGATCAGCCCTCGTCTGGCCTCCATGAACACCACAGAGATGGCCCTCCCTGGAGAAGTGTCTGCCTCAGACACAGTCACCATCCAGAACGTTGGAAACACCATCACCATTTTGCCCACCAAGACCAAGCCCAAGAAACTCTTCTTCCTCGGCTCGGATGGACGCAACTACCCCTATCTCTTTAAAG GCCTGGAGGACTTGCACTTGGATGAGCGCATCATGCAGTTCTTGTCTATTGTCAACACTATGTTCACCAAGATCAAccagcaggagcaacctcgctTCCACGCCCGACACTACTCTGTCACTCCCCTGGGCACCCGCTCAGGGCTTATCCAGTGGGTGGATGGGGCCACCCCACTTTTCGGCCTGTACAAGCGCTGgcagcagagggaggctgtACTGCAGTCTCAGAAG GACTCGGGCCAGCCCACCCCCCAGGCGATGCCCTCGGTGCCCCGCCCCAGTGAGCTGTACTACAGCCACATTGGCCCGGCGCTCAAGGCTGTGGGACTGAGTGTGGAGGTGTCTCGGCGCGACTGGCCTCTCAGCGTCATGAAGGATGTCCTGAAAGACCTGATGGAGGCCACTCCCTCCAACCTGCTGGCCAAGGAGCTGTGGTGCTCCTGTACCACGCCCAGTGAGTGGTGGAGGGTCACACAG TCGTACGCTCGGTCTACAGCAGTCATGTCCATGGTGGGGTATATCATTGGACTTGGTGACCGTCACCTGGACAATGTGCTGATTGACATGACCTCTGGAGAGGTGGTGCACATAGACTACAATGTGTGCTTTGAAAAAG GCAAAAGTCTGCGAGTACCAGAGAAGGTCCCGTTTAGGATGACTCACAATATAGAAACAGCTCTGGGAGTGACAGGAGTGGAGGGGATTTTTCGGCTCTCCTGTGAACAG GTGGTTCAGATGATGCGTCGGGGCAGAGAGACCCTCCTGACCCTGTTGGAAGCCTTTGTGTATGATCCCCTAGTGGACTGGACTGCCGGGGGAGAGGTGGGGTTTGCTGGGGCTGTGTACGGAGGAGGGGGCCAGCAGACTGAGACGAGGCAGACCAAACGTGAGATGGAGAGGGACATCACAcgctccctcttctcctcacgAGTGGCAGAGATCAAG GTAAACTGGTTTAAAAACCGTGACGAGATGCTGGCAGTGCTGCCACAGATGGAGGAGGCCCTAGATGAGTACCTGATGCTCCAAGAGCTGTTGTTTAAGGGAGAGAAGCAGCAGGTCACCCTGCAGGAGGAGCTGGCTTTCCTGGAAGGAGCCGAGGGCCAACCGGAGCACCTCATCCTGACACtggagcagag GTACTCTGAGCACAACCAACTTCAGTCTCGACAAAGAACTGTGCAGGAGGCCATCCAGTCCAAGCTGTCTGACCTGGAGCAGTGCATCAGTCAGTACCAGGCCGCCTTCTCCAGTCTGGAGGCCACTCAGCTGGCCAGCCTGTTACAGGACATCAGCAGCCCCATAGACCTGG GTCCTCCCAGCTATGTGCCAGCCACAGCCTTTCTGCAGAATGCTGGACAGGCCCATGTGATCAGCCAGTGTGAGAGCCTAGAGGCGGAGCTGAGCTCTCTGCTGCAGCAGCGCCGTGGGCTCCTACGGAGCTGCTTGGAGCAGCTGCACAGCTATGCTACTGTGGCCCTTCTGTACCCTCGCATCAGCTTAAGACGCCACCGAGCCTACCAGTGGAAGAGCTGGTTAGAGGAGCTCATGAGGGAGATGACAGCTGAGAGATGTCAACATATCTATCGACA ATACGAGGTGCTGTTTGCGTCCCAGaccccctctccttcctgtcAGTTTCTTTCCAAAATGGAGCTGACCTTACAGCATCAGGTAGCAGAGGCCAATGAGCGCATCCTGCACCAGGCGGAACGTCTGAAGGCAGAGGGAAGCAGTGCGGCTGCGTGTGAGGAGCAGCTCCAAGAGATCCAGCACTGTATCGCTGTGTTTCTGCAGGAGAATGGAGACAAGGGTGCGCTCAGCCTATCAGGAATCGTCACCTCTGCTTTGTGCACTCTCTGCAG AAGGAACTTGGTGATGGAGGGTGCTGCAGCCAGTGCAGGAGAGCAGCTTCTGGAGCTGACCTCTCGTGATGGGGCCTGGTTCCTGGAGGAGCTGTGTAGTATGATGGGGAATGTTTGTGCTCTGAGCACCCTGCTACAATGTTGCCCCCCACTGCCCCATGACATGGATCTGCCTGCCCCTTCAGCAACCAGCCAGACCATGTACCTGGCCAATGCAGTTTATACCTGCCTACAG GAGTTGAACACAAACTTCCGTCAGATCATCTTCCCTGAGGCTCTGCGCTGCATGATCAAAGGAGAGTCCACTCTGGAGAACATGCTGGTGGAGCTGGACACTTTGGTGGAGCAGGCGTCTGATGGCTTGGACCTCCAAGAGCTCATTGAGAACTTGCAAGCCTCTGCAGGACTAGAGCCTGATGGGCATTATCTGCATGTGACCAG GTTGCTGCGCGCTCAATACTCTGAGCTGATCCAGCCTCGCAGTGATGGCTCTGTACAGGACCTACAGGACCATACAAAGACCTCAGCTGGGCAGACCTCAGCTGGGCAGACCTCAGCTGGGCAGACCTCAGCTGGGCAGACCTCAGCTGGGCAGACCTCAGCTGGGCAGACTTCAGCGGGGCAGACTTCAGCGGGGCAGACTTCAGCGGGGCAGACTTCAGCGGGGCAGACTTCAGCGGGGCAGACCTCAGCGGGGCAGACCTCAGCGGGGCAGACCTCTGCGGGGCAGATGTCTGCGGGCCAGATGCTGCTAGTGGCTTTTGACGGCATGTTCACTCAGCTGGAGACTGCCTTTGGCCAGCTCACTGAAAAG CTGAGCTGTGTGGAGGTGCCAGTCGCCTGGAGGAAGGTGGATGTGCTGAAGGAGGCACGCGCTGCCCAAATGCACTTCTTTGACAGCACATCTCAGAGGCAACTCATGGATGAGCTCTTCTTCCTCAAGAGGCTGCAGACAATCAGGGACTTCTTCAGACTGTGCTCCTCCTTCTCCCAGGTGCTTGCTG GTACCTACCCCTCTGAAGACCTGTTTCCAACCAACGGGCCAAGTGCATTAGGGGGCCAGCCACTGCACCTGCCCCCCACTTCTGCCAGTGTGGCTGTGGTGAGCGAGGATCAGATGGTCCGACCTATTAGAGCCTTCACTGCAGACTTTGTGAGGGAGATGCTGATGGGGCTGCCCAGTCAAGCCATGGGGCTGGCTCTCTGCAGCATGATCTCTGCTCTGGGACTGGACATCGTCAGCCACGTGGAGGCCAAAGACTTTGGAGCAGAAAGCAAG GTTTCTCTGGAGGAGGTGTGCAAGACTGCGGTGGAGCAGTGTTTGGCTTCAGGGCGTGTCTCTCAGCTGCTCCTGAACAGGGCCACAGTGCTGGCCTCCTCCTTCGACACAGCCTGGAAGAAGATGGACCTTCTCCGCAGGCTGGACACGGGCCTGGAGATAGCCAAGGCCAGCTTGCAGCGCAGTCAGCTCCACACGGCAGTGTTCCAG TGGCAGCACGAGGATGTCCTGGGCTCCAGCAGTCAGCCTCTGAGTGTGAGCATCCCCCCTCGTTCTGTTATCCTCAATaacatgaagaagaaactgTATAAGCTGAGCCAGGAGGAGAGCGCCATCGTGTCCGTGCAG GAGAAGCTGGTGTCCCTGGAGGCCAGTATCGAGCAGCGATTGAAGTGGGCAGGAGGAGCCAACCCCGCCCTGGCCCCAGTCCTGCAGGACTTTGAGCTGACcatcagagagaggagggccaTGGTGGCCAGGGAGAACCAGCGCACCAGCCAG GTGACCTTCTTGTGCTCCACCATCTTGAACTTGGAGAGTCTGAGAACACGCACCCCAGAGGCTCTCAATATGGACGCCACCCTGTTTGAGCTGTTGAAGCGCTGCCAACAGACGTGCTCGTACGCAGCCCAGTTCAACAGCAGTGTGTCCTCCCTGGAGCTGCAGCTGCTGCAGAGGCTG AGCCCTGTGCTGGACCTCCCCATCGGCagccctgattggctgagttgTGCCCGCAGACGTCTGGAGGAGGAGTTGGGGGTTGAGCAGAggaaacaggaggagcaggaaagAAAGCTGGAGACCTGTGGAGAGACACTGCAGCTCCTGGTCGACTCCATCAAGAGCATTCTGTCCACTCACAACCGCCAGCTGGGAGACGTGAAGCACCTGCTCCGAGCTATGGCCAAG GACGAAGAGGCCGCTCtcacagagggggaggaggtggtCTATGAGGGCTGTGTGAGGCACTTCCTGATGGAGTACAAGGCATGGCACGACAACATGCAGCTGGCCCTGTTTACCGTGCTGCAGGCCAGTGGGCAGCCACGCAGCCAGGAGCAGCTGGAGCTCCTAGAGGAAGTGCCGGGCACACTCAAGGAGCTGCTGCCCCAGACCCAGAG tgtgtacaATGGGCTGGTGGGCTTCGCATCTCCTCTGGTCACTGACAAGGACACCACCTGCTACAGTCCAGTGAGCTCTGCTCAAACCACCTTCGCCACAG CCGTGCGGTGTAGCTTGGTGAAGACCCAGCCAGACTCCATGTCCCAGAATGCACGCAAGACCCTCCCACGCAACATCGCCACACCAACTGACACCCCCCCAAGTGCTTTAGTGGTGAATAAGGGCCTGAACCCCAGTCCCAAGAGGGCTCTGCGGGACCCCAAAACAGGCCGAG CTGTGCAGGAGAGGAACTCGTATGCCGTCAGTGTGTGGAAGAGGGTCAAGGCCAAACTGGAGGGCCGTGACATCGACCCCAACAGGAGGATCAGCGTCACAGAGCAG GTGGACATGGTGATTAAGGAGGCCACCAGCTTGGAGAACCTGGCCCAGCTATATGAGGGATGGACCGCCTGGGTGTGA